One Mesorhizobium sp. J428 DNA segment encodes these proteins:
- a CDS encoding FIST N-terminal domain-containing protein produces the protein MSTDSPEVDLFARDIGGEAHAMGAAFALIFFSQALIDPDQLAAALRRHAPWLSYAACSTAGEITPEGLEEGQAVAILLPAASFSVEAIMVRDLATAGMSDITVQVEMLKRVRREREEFARRLDAFALCFIDGMSFAEEAVTSALHWGLDNIPLIGGSAGDDMKFETTTLILNGVVAHDCAIVALVATDLPFHVFKSENFVPTGEKLVVTASDPDRRIVKEFNAAGAADEFAAAIGIDAGSLSPMSFASHPVVVRVGGEYYCRSIQKVNADGSLTFFCAIDDGIVLTIAQPTGMVESTREALRHVGERLGGIDMVLGFDCALRRLDARNRQVFREMSELYRTNNVIGFGTYGEQYRSMHLNQTFTGIAFGHRLAAE, from the coding sequence TTGTCGACCGACTCCCCTGAGGTCGACCTGTTTGCGCGCGATATTGGCGGCGAGGCCCACGCGATGGGTGCCGCCTTCGCGCTGATCTTCTTCTCCCAGGCCCTGATCGATCCGGACCAGCTCGCCGCGGCGCTGAGGCGCCACGCGCCGTGGCTGTCCTATGCGGCCTGTTCGACCGCGGGCGAGATCACACCGGAAGGCCTGGAAGAGGGCCAGGCGGTGGCGATCCTACTGCCGGCCGCCTCCTTCAGCGTCGAGGCCATCATGGTCCGCGACCTCGCAACTGCGGGCATGAGCGACATTACCGTCCAGGTCGAGATGCTGAAGCGCGTGCGGCGCGAGCGCGAGGAATTCGCCCGGCGCCTCGACGCCTTCGCGCTCTGCTTCATCGACGGCATGTCGTTCGCCGAGGAGGCCGTCACCTCGGCGCTGCACTGGGGACTGGACAACATCCCGCTGATCGGCGGCTCGGCCGGCGACGACATGAAGTTCGAGACCACGACGCTGATCCTGAATGGGGTCGTTGCGCATGACTGCGCGATCGTGGCACTGGTGGCCACGGACCTGCCCTTCCACGTCTTCAAGTCGGAGAACTTCGTGCCCACCGGCGAAAAGCTGGTGGTGACCGCATCCGACCCCGACAGGCGGATCGTCAAGGAGTTCAACGCGGCTGGCGCGGCCGACGAGTTCGCCGCGGCCATCGGCATCGACGCCGGCTCGCTGTCGCCGATGAGCTTCGCGTCACATCCGGTCGTGGTGCGCGTCGGCGGCGAATATTACTGCCGTTCGATCCAGAAGGTGAATGCCGACGGGTCCCTCACCTTCTTCTGCGCGATCGACGACGGCATCGTGCTGACCATCGCCCAGCCCACGGGCATGGTCGAATCGACGCGCGAGGCGCTGCGGCACGTCGGCGAGCGCCTCGGCGGCATCGACATGGTGCTCGGCTTCGACTGCGCGCTTCGCCGCCTCGATGCCCGCAACCGTCAGGTCTTCCGCGAGATGTCGGAGCTCTACCGCACCAACAACGTCATCGGCTTCGGCACCTATGGCGAGCAGTACCGCTCGATGCATCTCAACCAGACTTTCACCGGCATCGCCTTCGGACACAGGCTCGCGGCCGAGTGA
- a CDS encoding (2Fe-2S)-binding protein produces MSDVSLVVNGRKVSGSVEDRTLLVHFLREHLGLTGTHVGCDTSQCGACVVHVDGKAVKSCTMLAAQASGSEVVTIEGLANGAELHPVQAAFKEHHGLQCGFCTPGMIMAATDMIRRHPEGLDEATVRAELEGNICRCTGYHNIVKAVLAASKTMSKGKGKAKAA; encoded by the coding sequence ATGTCTGACGTTTCGCTGGTCGTGAACGGCCGAAAAGTGTCTGGCAGCGTCGAGGATCGTACGCTGCTCGTTCATTTCCTGCGCGAGCATCTGGGGCTCACGGGCACCCATGTCGGCTGCGACACGTCGCAGTGCGGCGCCTGCGTCGTCCATGTCGACGGCAAGGCGGTGAAGTCGTGCACGATGCTTGCGGCGCAGGCGTCCGGGTCCGAGGTGGTCACGATCGAGGGTCTTGCCAACGGCGCCGAGCTGCATCCGGTGCAGGCGGCGTTCAAGGAGCATCACGGCCTGCAATGCGGCTTCTGCACGCCCGGCATGATCATGGCGGCGACCGATATGATCCGCCGCCACCCGGAGGGCCTCGACGAGGCCACCGTGCGCGCCGAGCTCGAGGGCAATATCTGCCGCTGCACGGGATACCACAACATCGTCAAGGCGGTGCTCGCAGCATCGAAGACGATGTCGAAGGGCAAGGGCAAGGCGAAGGCCGCTTAG
- a CDS encoding xanthine dehydrogenase family protein molybdopterin-binding subunit yields the protein MGIEGIGARVARKEDRRFITGAGRYVDDMVVPGMKHAAFVRSPHAHAEIKKIDVRKAKAMPGVIDVLVGRELKADGIGNLICGWMVHSKDGTPMKMGAWSPLAVDRVRYVGDAVAIVVADTKGQARDAAEAVEVTYKELKSVTAAVDALKKGAPQLHPEADGNLIYDWEIGDAKATDEALSKAAHITRMHIVNNRLVPNAMEPRAALGHYDRAEDHYTCWTTSQNPHVARLVMSAFYNVAPENKLRVIAPDVGGGFGSKIFIYPEEIVCLWASKKTNVPVKWVADRTESFLTDAHGRDHVSEVQMAFDKDNRMIGLKVDTIANFGAYMSLFSSSVPTYLYATLLSGQYNIPAIHANVRAVYTNTAPVDAYRGAGRPEATYLLERTVETAARELGVSPAELRRKNFITSFPHQTPVIMCYDAGDYAASLEAAMKAADYAGFEKRRAEAAKKGKLRGIGMSNYIEACGIAPSAAVGSLGAGVGLWESAEVRVNAVGTVEILTGSHSHGQGHETTFAQLVSDRFGLPIEQVSVVHGDTDKVQMGMGTYGSRSGAVGMSAIVKALDKVEKKAKKIAAHLMEADEGDIVIENGVAKVAGTDKNVPWFQVALAAYTAHNLPGGMEPGLKEGAFYDPSNFTFPAGCYICEVEIDPETGVTDIVQFVAADDFGNIINPMIVEGQVHGGIAQGVGQALLEGAYYDGASGQLVTASYMDYTMPRADDLPSFQVSTSNTPCPGNPLGIKGCGEAGAIGSPPAVINAITDAIGTNDLTMPATPQKVWAAIRAAKKH from the coding sequence ATGGGTATCGAAGGCATCGGCGCACGCGTTGCGCGTAAGGAAGACCGCCGGTTCATCACCGGCGCGGGCCGCTATGTCGACGACATGGTGGTGCCCGGCATGAAGCACGCCGCATTCGTGCGCAGCCCGCATGCACATGCCGAGATCAAGAAGATCGACGTCAGGAAGGCCAAGGCGATGCCGGGCGTGATCGACGTGCTGGTCGGCAGGGAACTGAAGGCCGACGGCATCGGCAACCTGATCTGCGGCTGGATGGTCCATTCGAAGGACGGTACGCCGATGAAGATGGGCGCCTGGTCGCCGCTGGCGGTGGACCGCGTGCGCTACGTCGGCGACGCGGTCGCGATCGTCGTGGCCGACACCAAGGGCCAGGCCCGCGACGCGGCCGAGGCGGTCGAAGTGACCTACAAGGAACTGAAGTCGGTGACGGCGGCAGTCGACGCGCTGAAGAAGGGCGCGCCGCAGCTTCACCCCGAGGCCGACGGTAACCTGATCTACGATTGGGAGATCGGCGACGCGAAGGCGACGGACGAGGCCCTGTCCAAGGCGGCGCATATCACCAGGATGCACATCGTTAACAACCGGCTCGTGCCGAACGCGATGGAGCCGCGCGCCGCTCTCGGCCACTATGACCGCGCCGAGGACCACTATACCTGCTGGACGACCTCGCAGAACCCGCATGTCGCGCGGCTGGTGATGAGCGCGTTCTACAATGTCGCTCCCGAGAACAAGCTGCGGGTCATCGCGCCGGATGTCGGCGGCGGGTTCGGCTCGAAGATCTTCATCTACCCGGAGGAGATCGTCTGCCTGTGGGCGTCGAAGAAGACCAACGTTCCAGTCAAATGGGTGGCGGACCGCACCGAGAGCTTCCTGACCGACGCACACGGCCGCGACCACGTGTCCGAAGTGCAGATGGCCTTCGACAAGGACAACCGGATGATCGGCCTCAAGGTCGACACCATCGCCAATTTCGGCGCCTACATGTCCCTGTTCTCGTCGTCGGTGCCGACTTACCTCTACGCCACGCTGCTGTCTGGGCAGTACAACATCCCGGCCATCCATGCGAACGTCCGCGCCGTGTATACGAACACCGCGCCGGTCGACGCCTATCGCGGGGCAGGGCGGCCCGAGGCGACCTATCTGCTCGAGCGCACGGTGGAGACCGCGGCGCGCGAACTGGGCGTCTCGCCGGCCGAGCTGCGCCGCAAGAACTTCATCACCTCGTTCCCGCACCAGACGCCGGTGATCATGTGCTACGACGCGGGCGACTACGCAGCCTCGCTCGAGGCGGCGATGAAGGCGGCCGACTATGCCGGCTTCGAAAAGCGCCGCGCAGAGGCCGCGAAGAAGGGCAAGCTGCGCGGCATCGGCATGTCGAACTATATCGAGGCCTGCGGCATCGCGCCGTCGGCCGCGGTGGGCTCGCTCGGCGCAGGCGTGGGCCTGTGGGAATCGGCCGAGGTGCGCGTCAACGCCGTCGGCACCGTCGAAATCCTGACCGGCTCGCACAGCCACGGACAGGGCCACGAGACGACCTTCGCCCAGCTCGTGTCCGACCGCTTCGGCCTGCCGATCGAGCAGGTCTCGGTGGTGCACGGCGACACCGACAAGGTGCAGATGGGTATGGGCACTTACGGCTCACGCTCCGGCGCGGTCGGCATGTCGGCCATCGTCAAGGCGCTCGACAAGGTCGAGAAGAAGGCGAAGAAGATCGCCGCCCACCTGATGGAGGCCGACGAGGGCGACATCGTCATCGAGAACGGTGTCGCCAAGGTGGCCGGCACCGACAAGAACGTGCCGTGGTTCCAGGTGGCGCTCGCCGCCTACACCGCGCACAACCTGCCGGGCGGCATGGAGCCGGGCCTGAAGGAGGGCGCGTTCTACGACCCGTCCAACTTCACCTTCCCCGCGGGCTGCTACATCTGCGAGGTCGAGATCGACCCCGAGACGGGCGTGACTGACATCGTCCAGTTCGTCGCGGCCGACGATTTCGGCAACATCATCAACCCGATGATCGTCGAGGGCCAGGTTCACGGCGGCATTGCGCAGGGCGTCGGCCAGGCGCTGCTGGAAGGTGCCTATTACGACGGTGCCTCGGGCCAGCTCGTCACGGCGAGCTACATGGACTACACCATGCCGCGCGCCGACGACCTGCCGTCCTTCCAGGTGTCGACCTCGAACACGCCGTGCCCGGGCAATCCGCTCGGCATCAAGGGCTGCGGCGAGGCCGGCGCGATCGGCTCGCCGCCGGCGGTGATCAACGCGATCACCGATGCGATCGGCACCAACGACCTGACCATGCCGGCGACGCCCCAGAAAGTGTGGGCGGCGATCCGCGCGGCCAAGAAGCACTGA
- a CDS encoding xanthine dehydrogenase family protein subunit M: MYSLNYHRASSVADAVKQQKKGEDAKYVSGGMTLIPAMKSRLAAPSDLVDLTHITDIKGIKVSGKTVTIGAATTHAEVATDAKLKAVCPALSFLASHIGDPHVRHRGTIGGSIANNDPAADYPAAMLALGATIITNKREVPADKFFTGLFETALKDGEIVTGVSFTAPAKAGYEKFRNPASRYAIVGVFVAKGKDGVRVAVTGAGDDGVFRAKGMEAALAKSFDPAALDGLAIPASSLMSDMHASAEYRSSLVTVMAKRAVAKANG, encoded by the coding sequence ATGTATTCACTCAACTATCACCGCGCCTCCTCCGTCGCCGACGCCGTGAAGCAGCAGAAGAAGGGCGAGGACGCGAAATACGTCTCGGGCGGCATGACGCTGATCCCGGCAATGAAGTCACGGCTGGCGGCCCCGTCCGACCTCGTCGACCTGACCCACATCACCGACATCAAGGGCATCAAGGTGTCGGGCAAGACGGTCACGATCGGTGCGGCCACCACCCATGCCGAGGTGGCGACCGACGCGAAGCTGAAGGCGGTGTGCCCGGCGCTCAGCTTCCTCGCCAGCCATATCGGCGACCCGCATGTGCGTCACCGCGGCACGATCGGCGGCTCGATCGCCAACAACGACCCGGCTGCCGACTATCCGGCCGCGATGCTGGCGCTGGGCGCCACCATCATCACCAACAAGCGCGAGGTGCCGGCTGACAAGTTCTTCACCGGCCTGTTCGAGACCGCGCTGAAGGACGGCGAGATCGTCACCGGCGTCTCCTTCACCGCGCCTGCCAAGGCGGGCTACGAGAAGTTCCGCAACCCGGCCTCGCGCTATGCGATCGTCGGCGTGTTCGTGGCCAAGGGCAAGGACGGCGTGCGCGTGGCGGTGACGGGCGCTGGAGACGACGGCGTCTTCCGCGCCAAGGGCATGGAGGCGGCGCTCGCCAAATCCTTCGATCCCGCCGCGCTTGATGGGCTGGCGATCCCGGCGTCGAGCCTGATGTCGGACATGCATGCGTCGGCCGAATATCGCTCGAGCCTGGTCACCGTGATGGCCAAGCGCGCGGTGGCCAAGGCGAACGGGTAG
- a CDS encoding MFS transporter, producing MDARVETAQAADGLEAPRRYWAWTAVLLTITLAVLDSTIANVALPTISADLNTSPAVTIWIVNGYQLAIVVSLLPFASLGEIYGYRRVQFAGVVVFTLGSLACCFAGTLAELTTARVVQGFGASAMMSVNAALLRYTVPSAKFGSAIGLNAIVVAAAATLGPTLAGFVLTFASWPWLFAINVPLGIAGALIGFFSLPDSDRTSRPFDWLSALLCAGTIALAILVIDSVGHELPLALVAAEAVALVALGILLVRRELGTTDPLVPLDLLRLPVFSLSIATSIVSFMAQMLAFVSLPFVLQSTFGFSPHEVGLLMMPWPLALAVSAPVAGRLSDRYSPAILGGIGLVLLAGGLAALALLPERPAALDIAWRMALCGVGFGMFQSPNNKVLIGAAPRRRSGAASGMLSTARLAGQTVGAAFVGLMMAQIGISGATLALAVASGLALLAAVVSLSRLGAFKAAG from the coding sequence TTGGACGCACGAGTGGAGACAGCGCAGGCCGCCGACGGCCTTGAGGCGCCGAGGCGCTACTGGGCCTGGACCGCGGTGCTGCTGACCATCACGCTGGCCGTGCTCGACAGCACCATCGCCAACGTCGCGCTGCCGACCATCTCGGCCGACCTGAACACCAGCCCGGCGGTGACGATCTGGATCGTCAACGGCTACCAGCTCGCCATCGTCGTATCGCTTCTGCCCTTCGCCTCGCTCGGCGAGATTTACGGCTACCGCCGCGTCCAGTTCGCCGGCGTGGTGGTGTTCACGCTCGGCTCGCTCGCCTGCTGCTTCGCCGGCACGCTGGCGGAGCTGACGACCGCGCGGGTGGTGCAGGGCTTCGGCGCGTCCGCCATGATGAGCGTCAACGCGGCGCTGCTGCGCTACACCGTGCCGAGCGCGAAGTTCGGATCGGCGATCGGCCTGAACGCCATCGTGGTGGCTGCCGCCGCGACGCTGGGGCCGACGCTGGCGGGCTTTGTGCTGACCTTCGCCAGCTGGCCGTGGCTCTTCGCCATCAACGTGCCGCTGGGCATCGCCGGCGCGCTGATCGGCTTCTTCAGCCTGCCGGACAGCGACCGCACCTCGCGCCCCTTCGACTGGCTGAGCGCGCTGCTGTGCGCCGGGACCATCGCGCTGGCGATCCTGGTAATCGACAGTGTCGGCCACGAGCTGCCGCTCGCGCTGGTGGCGGCCGAGGCCGTCGCGCTGGTGGCGCTCGGCATCCTGCTGGTGCGGCGCGAACTCGGCACGACCGACCCTCTCGTGCCGCTCGACCTGTTGCGGCTGCCGGTGTTCAGCCTGTCGATCGCGACCTCGATCGTTTCCTTCATGGCACAGATGCTCGCCTTCGTGTCGCTGCCGTTCGTGCTGCAGTCGACCTTCGGCTTCTCGCCGCATGAGGTGGGCCTTCTGATGATGCCCTGGCCGCTGGCGCTCGCCGTGTCGGCGCCGGTGGCCGGCCGGCTGTCGGACCGCTATTCGCCGGCGATCCTCGGTGGCATTGGGCTCGTGCTGCTCGCGGGCGGGCTCGCGGCTCTTGCACTGCTGCCCGAAAGGCCCGCGGCACTGGACATCGCCTGGCGCATGGCGCTGTGCGGCGTCGGCTTCGGCATGTTCCAGTCGCCCAACAACAAGGTGCTGATCGGCGCAGCACCCCGTCGGCGCTCGGGCGCGGCGAGCGGCATGCTCTCAACCGCGCGGCTCGCCGGGCAGACGGTGGGCGCGGCGTTCGTCGGGCTGATGATGGCGCAGATCGGGATTTCCGGCGCTACGCTGGCGCTGGCGGTGGCGTCGGGGCTGGCGCTGCTGGCGGCGGTCGTGTCGCTGTCGCGGCTCGGCGCGTTCAAGGCGGCGGGGTGA
- a CDS encoding L,D-transpeptidase has protein sequence MADFPLVSERMNRRAFLGAAAAGAAGLSPTLQAIAQTAPERKQPAGPPDFGSPAQMYAARVDAGHSLPAIPVEKLNKRFIRQVVIDPTFEKPGTIVVDTSTHFLYFVLPDRKAIRYGVSLGKAGFDWTGTATVQFKKAWPVWTPPPEMIKRRPELAKYANGMPPGPQSPLGARALYLFKNGQDTMYRLHGSPEWDSIGKNASSGCVRFINQDIIDLFARVSGPTTVHVRHSMYLGANAGGAGSAKPTTEAIDSGVPEGAEAL, from the coding sequence ATGGCAGATTTTCCGCTTGTTTCGGAGCGCATGAACCGGCGCGCCTTCCTGGGCGCGGCGGCGGCGGGGGCGGCAGGTCTGTCGCCGACGCTGCAGGCGATAGCGCAGACGGCGCCGGAGCGGAAGCAGCCGGCGGGACCCCCCGACTTCGGCAGCCCGGCGCAGATGTATGCCGCTCGCGTCGACGCCGGCCACAGCCTGCCGGCGATCCCGGTGGAAAAGCTCAACAAGCGTTTCATCCGCCAGGTCGTCATCGACCCGACCTTCGAGAAGCCGGGCACGATCGTCGTCGATACCTCGACGCACTTCCTCTATTTCGTGCTGCCGGACCGCAAGGCGATCCGCTACGGCGTCAGCCTCGGCAAGGCGGGCTTCGACTGGACCGGCACGGCGACCGTCCAGTTCAAGAAGGCCTGGCCGGTGTGGACGCCGCCGCCCGAGATGATCAAGCGCCGTCCGGAACTGGCCAAATATGCCAACGGCATGCCGCCCGGCCCGCAGAGCCCGCTGGGCGCCAGGGCGCTCTATCTGTTCAAGAACGGCCAGGACACGATGTATCGCCTGCACGGCTCGCCCGAATGGGACTCGATCGGCAAGAACGCTTCCTCGGGCTGCGTGCGCTTCATCAACCAGGACATCATCGACCTGTTCGCCCGCGTCAGCGGTCCGACGACGGTGCATGTGCGGCACTCGATGTATCTCGGCGCGAACGCCGGCGGCGCGGGTTCGGCGAAACCCACGACCGAGGCGATCGATTCCGGTGTCCCGGAGGGCGCGGAGGCGTTGTAG
- a CDS encoding glycoside hydrolase family 19 protein, whose amino-acid sequence MAINRQFFFDQTRATLFDGAFKQAQVDGLTAILDKWEKESPNADDRWLAYMLGTVHHESGRTMQPVRETFANSDAKAISILNKAFGAGKLTWVKKPYWVLDSEGKSWLGRGLVQLTHKTNYEKLSKAIGVNLVQDPTLAMDLDVALKIMFVGMRDGLFTGIGLPDRFSKTVERWREARQIINGLERADLVASYGKAYYAAISYTVGP is encoded by the coding sequence ATGGCTATCAACCGACAGTTCTTCTTCGATCAGACCCGGGCGACCCTGTTCGACGGGGCATTCAAGCAGGCCCAGGTCGACGGCCTGACCGCGATCCTCGACAAATGGGAGAAAGAAAGCCCCAACGCGGACGATCGCTGGCTGGCGTACATGCTGGGCACGGTTCACCACGAGTCGGGGCGGACGATGCAACCGGTGCGCGAGACCTTCGCAAACTCCGACGCAAAGGCGATCTCGATCCTCAACAAGGCGTTCGGCGCGGGGAAACTCACATGGGTGAAGAAGCCCTATTGGGTCCTGGACTCGGAAGGGAAGTCCTGGCTCGGGCGAGGGCTTGTCCAACTGACGCACAAGACAAACTACGAGAAGCTGAGCAAAGCCATCGGCGTGAACCTTGTCCAGGATCCGACGCTTGCGATGGACCTGGACGTAGCGCTGAAGATCATGTTCGTGGGCATGCGCGACGGCCTCTTCACGGGTATCGGCCTCCCGGACCGCTTTTCCAAGACCGTCGAGAGGTGGCGGGAGGCGCGCCAGATCATCAACGGCCTCGAGCGTGCCGATCTCGTCGCCTCCTACGGCAAGGCTTACTACGCCGCCATCAGCTATACGGTCGGACCGTGA
- a CDS encoding SDR family NAD(P)-dependent oxidoreductase produces the protein MPKASDIFAADRTAAITGAASGIGLAAAKAFAARGMNVVLADRANAAAAVEAVSALAPRGAAAIRGATVDVANPADLVALSDLAYDAFGEVSLLMNNAGIGANPGQPWENLAAWRTLIDVNFWGVVHGVQAFAPRMIASAKPGMIVNTGSKQGITTPPGNLAYNVSKTALRTFTEGLQHALREEVGDRLSAHLLIPGFTFTGITQGATTKPAGAWTGEQVVDFMLESLARGDFYILCPDNDVTRAMDERRMAWAIGDIIENRPALSRWHPDFKDAFDRFMKE, from the coding sequence ATGCCCAAGGCCTCCGACATCTTCGCCGCCGACCGCACTGCCGCCATCACGGGTGCCGCCAGCGGCATTGGGCTCGCCGCCGCGAAAGCCTTCGCGGCGCGCGGCATGAATGTCGTGCTGGCCGACCGCGCCAATGCCGCCGCGGCGGTGGAAGCCGTGTCGGCACTTGCCCCGCGCGGGGCCGCGGCCATTCGCGGGGCGACGGTCGATGTCGCCAACCCGGCCGACCTCGTGGCCCTGTCCGACCTCGCCTACGATGCATTCGGCGAGGTTTCTCTCTTGATGAACAATGCCGGCATCGGCGCCAATCCAGGCCAGCCGTGGGAGAATCTCGCGGCATGGCGCACGCTGATCGACGTCAACTTCTGGGGCGTCGTCCATGGCGTCCAGGCGTTCGCGCCGCGCATGATCGCCTCGGCAAAACCCGGCATGATCGTCAACACCGGCTCGAAGCAGGGCATCACCACGCCGCCCGGCAATCTCGCCTACAACGTCTCGAAAACGGCGCTCAGAACCTTTACCGAGGGCCTACAGCATGCGCTGCGCGAGGAGGTGGGCGACCGTCTCAGCGCCCATCTCCTGATCCCCGGCTTCACCTTCACCGGCATCACGCAGGGCGCAACGACCAAGCCGGCCGGCGCCTGGACGGGCGAGCAGGTGGTCGACTTCATGCTGGAAAGCCTGGCGCGCGGGGACTTCTACATCCTGTGCCCCGACAACGACGTCACCCGCGCGATGGACGAGCGCCGCATGGCCTGGGCGATCGGCGACATCATCGAGAACCGCCCTGCCCTCTCACGCTGGCACCCGGACTTCAAGGACGCGTTCGACCGCTTCATGAAGGAATAG
- the arr gene encoding NAD(+)--rifampin ADP-ribosyltransferase codes for MSATPSMFAQSFFHGTKADLEPGGFIVVGHGSNFTEAGPLSWVYFSATLDAAVWGAELAAGDRPERIYVVEPTGPVEDDPNLTDKKFPGNPTMSYRSREPLRIVAEVTKWQGHPPERLRQMKEGLARMKAEGGGEIID; via the coding sequence ATGTCAGCCACGCCCAGCATGTTCGCGCAGTCGTTCTTCCACGGCACCAAGGCCGATCTGGAGCCGGGAGGCTTCATCGTCGTCGGCCACGGATCGAACTTCACCGAAGCCGGGCCGCTGTCCTGGGTGTATTTTTCGGCGACGCTGGACGCCGCGGTCTGGGGCGCAGAACTCGCGGCCGGAGACCGGCCGGAGCGGATCTATGTCGTGGAGCCGACCGGGCCGGTCGAGGACGATCCCAACCTGACGGACAAGAAGTTCCCCGGCAATCCGACCATGTCCTACCGCTCGCGCGAGCCGCTGCGCATCGTCGCCGAGGTGACGAAATGGCAGGGCCACCCGCCCGAGCGGCTTCGCCAGATGAAGGAGGGCCTCGCCCGCATGAAGGCCGAGGGCGGCGGCGAGATCATCGACTGA
- a CDS encoding endonuclease domain-containing protein, with protein MGQRVPRRHLEFARQMRAEPTKAENILWQAVRNRRLEGLKFKRQQTIAGVIVDFVCFEARLIVEMDGGQHSGSTRDAVRDDRFAAAGYLTLRFWNDEVERNIDGVCHTILAEALPRRRDV; from the coding sequence ATGGGGCAGCGGGTTCCCAGGCGGCATCTGGAGTTCGCGCGGCAGATGCGCGCCGAACCGACCAAGGCCGAGAACATCCTGTGGCAGGCGGTGCGCAACCGCCGGCTCGAAGGGCTGAAGTTCAAGCGGCAGCAGACCATTGCCGGCGTCATCGTCGATTTCGTCTGCTTCGAGGCAAGGCTGATCGTCGAGATGGACGGCGGCCAGCATTCCGGCTCGACGCGCGACGCGGTGCGGGACGACCGCTTTGCGGCGGCCGGCTATCTCACACTGCGGTTCTGGAACGACGAGGTCGAGCGCAACATCGATGGCGTGTGCCATACGATCCTGGCGGAGGCGCTGCCGAGAAGACGCGACGTCTGA
- a CDS encoding IS3 family transposase (programmed frameshift) codes for MTSKTTNRFSPEVRARAVRLVLDHEGEHTSRWAAVSSIAAKIGCTAQTLHEWVKKAERDSGVRAGVPTDVATKLKALERENRELRQANEILRKASAYFCPGGARPPVQAMIAFIDDHRGAHGVEPICKVLPIAPSTYHDRVAKRVDPSRLSVRARRDAALKDEVRRVFEANFRVYGVRKVWRQLQREGFDVARCTVARLMKAMGLEGIIRGKPLRTTVSDKAAPCPLDHVNRQFHAPAPNMLWVSDFTYVATWTGFVYVAFVIDTYARRIVGWRVSRTAHASFVLDALEQALHDRRPIHRGGLVHHSDRGSQYVSIRYTERLAEAGVEPSVGSVGDSYDNALAETINGLYKAEVIHRRGPWRSFEAVEFATLEWVDWFNNRRLLEPIGNIPPAEAEERYYAMLVEPAMAA; via the exons ATGACAAGCAAGACAACGAACAGGTTTTCTCCCGAGGTCCGTGCCCGCGCGGTGCGGCTGGTTCTGGATCACGAAGGCGAGCACACCTCGCGGTGGGCGGCGGTGTCGTCGATCGCCGCCAAGATCGGCTGCACGGCGCAGACGTTGCATGAGTGGGTGAAGAAGGCCGAGCGCGATAGCGGCGTTCGCGCCGGTGTGCCTACGGATGTGGCGACGAAGCTCAAGGCTCTGGAACGCGAGAACCGCGAGCTTCGGCAAGCCAACGAGATCCTGCGCAAGGCGAGCGCGTATT TTTGCCCAGGCGGAGCTCGACCGCCGGTTCAGGCCATGATCGCGTTCATCGACGATCATCGTGGGGCGCATGGGGTCGAGCCGATCTGCAAGGTGCTGCCGATTGCCCCGTCGACCTACCATGACCGTGTCGCCAAGCGCGTCGATCCCTCCCGGCTGTCGGTTCGGGCAAGACGGGATGCAGCCTTGAAGGATGAGGTTCGCCGCGTGTTCGAGGCTAACTTCCGCGTCTACGGCGTTCGCAAGGTCTGGCGCCAGTTGCAGCGCGAGGGCTTCGATGTTGCCCGCTGCACGGTTGCCCGCCTGATGAAGGCCATGGGTCTCGAAGGCATCATCCGCGGCAAGCCGCTCCGCACCACGGTGAGCGACAAGGCCGCACCTTGTCCGCTCGATCACGTCAATCGCCAGTTCCATGCCCCGGCACCGAACATGCTGTGGGTCTCCGACTTCACCTACGTCGCGACCTGGACCGGCTTCGTCTATGTCGCCTTTGTCATCGACACTTATGCGAGAAGGATCGTCGGCTGGCGGGTGAGCCGGACGGCGCATGCGAGCTTCGTCCTGGACGCTCTGGAACAGGCTCTCCACGATCGGCGGCCAATCCATCGCGGTGGGCTCGTGCACCATAGTGATAGAGGCAGCCAATACGTCAGCATTCGATACACCGAGCGCCTGGCGGAAGCCGGCGTCGAGCCGTCGGTCGGCAGCGTCGGCGACAGCTATGACAACGCTCTCGCCGAAACCATCAACGGTCTCTACAAGGCCGAGGTGATCCACCGACGCGGACCATGGCGCTCATTCGAGGCAGTCGAGTTCGCGACGTTGGAATGGGTGGACTGGTTCAACAATCGCCGGCTGCTGGAGCCCATCGGCAACATCCCGCCGGCGGAAGCCGAGGAACGCTACTACGCCATGCTGGTAGAACCAGCCATGGCCGCGTGA